The genome window CAACTAACAGCTATTTAAAACCTTATGAATCAGAGGTGAACGTACTTATCTGACACAGCCCGTGCTTTCAGCAATGCAGATGTGTAGCATATAGTGGCTGATTTTGGCAAGCTGATGTCTGCAGTAACAGAATAAAGTGGGGTCATGTGACATAAGCCATTCAGTCCATTTTCAGGGCAAATTTAATGACAGAGTCTCACCGTCATATTTGGCGAGGACTGCTTGGACATCAGCGTATGCCTGAAGCTCTAGAAGTGCCTCCAAGAGGTTTTCATGTATATTTAACATCCCCAGCAGTGGGAACTCCTTCATTAActgcaaacacataaaacatcatACAGTAACACTGTGTGGGTGCAACTGTTCTCCCATTATTTTAGATACAGTAGCTGTATTTTTGTGAGATTATTTTTGATAGAAACTCACATCTCTCATCATTTTCACAGCTTCTTTAATCCGTCCCAGTTTGCGTGCACACATCGCCAGTCTGCGTTTAATGTACACCAGTAAGTTGATATCTTTTCCAGCTGTGGATAACAAACatgagatatttaaaaaaactaaacacgTTAAAACATGAATAACACTGATAAAATGAGAACCAGGCCTCATGTTGTGATCTTGTGTGGAGGAAAAGAACTGATGTAATGCTGCACTTGTGATTACATGAATCACCACAGGTGGGAGTGGATAAACAGTATGTGGTCTGTTCTACTCATAACCACACTTACCTGTGATGTGAAGTGTCACTTCAGTCACTGTGTAGTTGTGGCAGAGCACGTTGTGTAAGTAGGATTTAAACTGGGTGTAGTTACTCAAACTAGTTAACTACCTTCTGTTAATTGTACTTCCTGTATATTCAAGTCCATCCTTACCAATACTAAGAGCTTTTTTGAAGAGGCGTTCAGCTTCTGTGATGGTTGTGGCTTCTTCCTCTGCTAGGAGCACATAGGCTGCAGCACATCTGTACAGCAAATCCTCATTatattttccttaaaaaaactcacatttaaactgcattacaacagctacatttacatttacagacagGAGAtaatgtgtcactgtgtgagagcAGGACTCACTCATGGTTCATCTCTATGGCCTGGTAAGCTGCTCTGATCCTGGCTTGaggatttctctctctccaggctTTCTGCATCACTGTAATGAGACGATGAACTCAGGCTTATTATACATGCGACCTCACACTCCTCACATATATTCACCTGTATGTCCCCAAGTCAAAAGCtctgcaacaaaaaacaaatcagtttgatatgaacaaaagaaaagaaccAAAGCTTTTTGCTTGTCTGGTGGATCATGTAATCAtcacatctctctgttttctgttgcatgCATTTTATTACAACTCACCGGCATCTTCAGGCTTTAACTGCTGAGTGTCTCCTGTGAAGAAGGTCTGATGGTCTTGAGCAGACAGGTTCATATCATAGTATGTTAGAGGTTCCTTCCCTGTTACCCAGGTGTATCTGCAGTCaaacaaggaaaataaaaaaattctgTGAATCAATCCATCCACCAAGTAAGTACGATCATATGCATCCTAAACAGCTGAATATCTGAATCATACCTGTTGTACTCTGCTCCTCTGAACAGATTCAGAGGGTTCCTCCAGACCTTACACTCTAGAAAAAGGAAGCTACTGTTATTAATGCCAGCAGTATTATTAATAACATTGCTGTAATGGTTTGTATGATTCACACGTTTACCTGAGACACTGGGTCTCGGCTCTGCCTCCCCATTCACCGAGGAGAACAGACCAGTTGTGGAGCTGCTCTCCACTCCTCCCAGGAGAGGACGCAGGTGACTCACTGACACTTGTTCAATGAACGAGGTCCCGTATTTACGGAAATACCACCACTCAAATATCTGTGGTGAGAACACACATGGTGACCACAAAACGTACACAATAAGACAACATTTATTCAGTTATCCTTTAGTGGCAGTCACTGTGAAATCACTAGACCAGTGGTTTCTGAGTTTTTTCTGCCATGCAACCCCAGAAACTGccataaagagaaagaaatcagTCCACCTCATACATGTTGTTATCTGAGCTCATCTGTCTTGCCTGAATCTTGATGGCCTTGCCAGCATTAGAGCACTCCTGTTTGTTTATTGAACCTGAATGAATCAAATTCATTCAAATTCTTCTCACCCAGTAAAGGCTAAAGCCCACTGCACTGGACAAAGGACTGGTACTGATGTCCCTGGGCACACTACAATACATTTCCATTCTGGCTTTACATTTAATAACAATGCTCCTCTAGAACTAGACCTGGATTCCTGAGTGTGAGTCAGACTTTAGGACACTGTCCTGAAAGATGTGTCTATTAATGGATAACAACAAGAGTCAGGTGCCCTTGTTAACACTGCTTTCTGTAGCCATTCCTCCTGTTAATGCTGACCATAAAGAGATTCATTCCCACATCAATTTCAATGTTAGTGATGGAGGAGAAAATCCACAGTCCTTCTTctatgtaaaaatacattacaaagCTAATATGAGACATCAGCAGTCGGTGTTAGACAAATCTGTGTAgccaaagggggaaaaaatacaataattaaaGTCATAACTCACGAGGATGAGtccagagatgagagaggaggttCCAGTGAGAGCAACATAGAATTTAGGAGTCAGtgtatttaaaaacactgaggctgaaaggagagaaacagtCAGTCAGGTTAGTGTCATCAGTTCAGCCAGAGCTGACAGAAGTTTCTGCTGTAGCTCTAACACATGTaacagaaaatgactgacaaCAGCTGCAGCACGAACAGACAAAATACTGATCTTTGTTTGTGTATAGCAGAGTATCTCACATCCACAGGAACAAActttaaaacacatcaataaaAAGCTGCATCTTTACAACAAGCGGTGAACGCTACTGATAGAAAATGATGCAACTAGTCCCTGACACTGGGTGTCTAAATACTGGACTTCAATCTAAGCCGAAAGTCTCCTCTGTCTGCGCCTCAGTCACTCAGAAAACGAGCTGTCAAACCACCAACAGCCCCGCTTGCTGCCAGCTAAAGCTACATACCCGGAGGCTAACAATAGCTAGCTAGCAGCTGCATTAATTCACCTGAGGTAAGAGTTTCCTGCAGTTTCAGCGGGCTCCACAGAACGTATATCATGATGAGCACCATGCCGAACCAAATGAAGCACACGTAAGTCCATGACCAAGACAGCCAAGACTTTAATTTCTCTGTAAATCCAAGAGACTGAGGATTACTGCCAGTAGTGTCCTCCATGTTTCTCCGGATGTCTGTAAACAGAGGAGTCACGTGACCACGTTCAGACCTCTATTTTGAAATCGCgacaaaaaaatcatttccgGAGGctacaaaaacaataacaagacttctgttaatattattatctctattttaatcattatcatttcattttactgttgttatgTCCTGAAATAAATCTAATAAAgtataaacattaaaattaatcGGTTTTATATCAACGTTTGGAGGCATTAGACTGGACTGAGAAGTctaaaggacaaaaaaatgaacatgtgaAAAGACAGATGCTTTATGCACGATTAATcgaaaataaataactaaataaaaacatgatagcagcagctgtattttcttattgctTAATTATGAGtgcttcctccacctctctgctccacATTAGGGCTCCAGAAAATAAGTACACTGTTGATAGTTACTTTCTGATTTGTCAAGTGAAGGTTTATTTAGTAAAATCTTAGACTAAAATGCCCATTACAGTGTCTATTACAGTGTTATAGTGTTTATATTGAGTCTAAATGcaccaaaaatattcagattaaaaacattttttaaaaagagaataaagccaaatcctcacatctgagaagctgggaTCAGTGATGTTAATTCACTGACCAAGAAATAACTGATTATCCCATTTTTGACAATTAAATTTCTGTCaatcaattaataaattatGAATTTATTTCATCATTACTTAATATAATAGTAATGATAGATATTGACCTGAAGTAAACTACAGACTCGGATAGATGTGAGCTGTTGGGGATATTTGGGGGCATTCATCATctcctgcagacagaaacagatcaTTTCTCTGCCTGTTGTAACATGTAGTATTATCTATGGCCAGTAGGTGGCGCCATTACATCCATAAAACCATTCACTTCTTTTTCCATCCACCGACTGCAGGTGGAGACAACGTTCAGTTGTGTTTAGTCTCAGAATTCATTACAATAttctattatatatataatataatatatattatattatattttcaggATGGTAAATGTACATCAGTTTGAATTAATTACTGAGCAACTTTCTCAGGCTTTATTTAAGGCTGAGAGCTGGAGCCAACTCTTTAGCTTTGATCAAACTGCCAGTCATTGTATGTGCAGAGTTTTCTGTTACCATGATCTACACACCCACAGATGAATATAAtttgttcaaaaataaacaattcaATAAGACTGTTGACAGATAAGGAGAAAGTATATTTTTTGGGTGCACACCACCCTCAGCACTCCTCACCTTCTGTGACTGACTCACATCTCCTAACAGTGCAGGAATAAATGTGATTTGTTGGAGTGTGTTCTAGTTGGAGGTTACAGCCACTGAATGACAGAGAGCCAGATTTGGTCCTGCTCACACATGCCCTTGGGTGTTTTTCTGCCTGATGCTGATGGACAAGCACACGCAGGGTTAAAGGCCTGTCATATAAATCAGGTACAATCACTTTAGAGGTGAAAACATGCATGATGCTGCTGACAGGGAGGAAGAgtgggggagaaagaggaataaaaaaggAGTGGAAGAGGAACAAGACAGGTTTGTAGAAGTTATCCGGAGTGAACACCCTGACCTGTATGTCTGAATGTATCGCCAGCTGAGAGGATATTTCCAAATGACCTCTGCTCAGTGACTCATTCGTTGATAAAACATACATGTGCCTTCCAAGAATATACAAAGATAACAGTGTTATCTTTTCCTGCATTCACACTGCACCACTTATATTGGTTAAATATCAACAgaagtcaaataaaatataGATGAAGAGACAAGGACATCTGCTGAATTCCTGCATGTTCTGTTCTGCATTTTAATGCAccttcatttaaaaatcatttgttaAAATCTTATCTGGCACTGCAGATAAAAGCTAACCTTTATCAACAGTAAACTGTGAATATACAGCACAACACTCATATAAAAATTGGGAACAATGGATGGTACCTCAGCACAAAATGTGACATGACCTGTACACAAACGGTCAGCCAGTGTCCAGCCACGCAGAAGCAATATCACTCATCATTCTGCAGTCACCTGTACACTTAAGGTTCATTTACAATTTCACGTCTGGGATCCATCCAGCCGTTCTGGACTTCATGTTCTGTTTATgtagtttctttctttttctctccccaaAGCTTTTAAGAGTCCTCTAATCATACATAATTAATCAGGGTTTTCACTTAAATGCACTGCATTTCTCACTCTCATTATTACTTAAGAGGCTGCGTTTTAAGGGTTTAAAATACCCGGCGTTCTGTTGATCATATTGTTCACAAAGCCAGCTGTTTAAACAAATGAGGACTTACTGTATAAgactaaaaatatataaaaacatgttaGAATATTTTAGGGCATTTCAGGCTATTGACACATTTTCATTACTTCACATTAAATTTTTAATTGTGCCTTCTTGATGTCAGTGAAAGATTTTAGTTTGATCTGAGCAGAAGTTTGGttataatgtaattttaatgaGTAATAAAGTGTGCTTTGAATACTGTAGTGCTCTGAAAATGTACATGCTGTCTGACTGGTCGTTTGTCAGCTCAGCATTTGGTGGTCCCTGCCCTGATGGAAAACTTTATGAAACTGGTTCTTGTCTCCCACACTGCTTTCTCTCAGTGAGTTTATATTACTTGTCTCCATGAAGGGACTCTCCCTCAACAACTCATTTCTCTCAAAACACttcattttcagaaaatgtgcAATGTTGCCACAGAAAAATGACTTCCTCCCTCCACACAGACCCAGAGACCAAAATTTCAACCCTTTTCTCTGAAAATCTATGAGGACAAATGGACATGTTGTTTCATAACTACCATAATGACTAATTTACAAACCatgctgaggcagagagaggatcTCCACCATTCAAACAGCAGCAAGGAAGATACATATTATGTAACACTTTACATTTGCCTGTTGATGGATATGTTCTCCTCTTACAGAATAACACctctttttacctttttaatcATCCTACATTATCACCTCTGCAGAGATATCCACTTTAATGTAAAGGAATGCAATGCAATCCACCAGAACTGTGTGTTATCAGTGTAAATGCTGGTAACAtatatgaaaacacaaaacatggaGTAACAGCATGAACAGCAGCGGCTTCTCCTCCAGCGTGTACACTGGCTTGTTCATTGTATACAACTGCAGCCAACTGTAAGTATAAGtggaagaggcagagatgaATAATACATACGAATTACCTTCATGCAGTCAGGGTCTTTTTTCCACTCCCCTCTGCTGCAAGAACATCATTtttataacaataaaataaaaggtgAGGTGCACAGACAAAAACCGCAGGTATTGTGAGTGAACAGCTGCCGTGTCAATAGCTGCAGGAGCTTGGAAGGTGTTACTGTACTTTTAGAGAGGTGTTAAATAATGTGTAACGGCCAACAACAAGAGTTATGAAAGTCTTTGTGCACCAGAAACTGGAGCTGCCACAGACAGAGCAAATCCGGcctttttaatgttaataaggctgcttgtgtttgtgctgcgAGAGGACAAGTCTGACGTCATCACAAGTTGAGACACTTTGTTcacattctttcttttctttcccagtgttttcttttttctttttttttaaccgtCCTATTATCTGAACTCAGTAGGATAGTTGTTTTGCTTGACAATGTTGAGGAGACAGATGTGGGTCCATAATGAAAAGTCCTAATCCATAAtctgagcagaaacaaaagTATGGTCAAAACAGCAATAAGCAAATCAAGCGCAAGATACAGACATATTTTTATCCTCAGATGTGTGAATTACTGTACAAATGTCACACACAATGAACATGAATTATTTCCATCTCGAATCTTTCCCTGTCAGTCTGTGACTGTTGATGTTTCCCTCGTATACCTTATCATTATTCTTTAATTAGAGGTTATTCCTGCTGTAACTGCTGTGATAGCTGGGATGACTGAGGTCAGCAGGGTTCACTCTttaatgtacaaaatgtcacagatgtCCATTCAGCAGCCGCTGAGATATTAAAGCAGAACAACACAATGACTGTTTCCTCATGATCACAACAATAACACCATACAACAATTCACTGACTCACAAACCTTCAGTTTAAACCATCAACATTTCACTCAACGTGCCTCCCAGTCCATTCACACAACCTGATGAGGTTTGACTGAAAGCATGTGAAAGAACAAGACAGCACTCGGGTCTCTGTGGTTTAAGTCCCCCATCACAGTCAACAGGCCTTGATTGCAGTCACTGCTGTTGAGAATCATGTAACCTTTATGGGACGCTTTCAAAGATGACTCATAGTCAGGCTAATTTTAGAGGGCTTTGTGCTTTAGATTGGCCTTGAAGTATACaattataaaacatgaaacagagtgacacagacagagaatgagacacactctgctgctgtgcaCCATAGTCGCATGTTCAGTCTCAATGGAAAAAAGCAGGAGAAAACAACCTTGAATTTACAAGTGAGTTTTGAATATTTAGATGTGCTTGACATGATTTACACTGCTGCATGGTTTCTGACTGCTCAGTGGCTCTGCTACATTCTTTATGTAAACCTAGCACCCTATGTAGAATTTGAAATTTGATGATTTTGGCGGGTGTGTGTGGCCTTTACCAACAGTAATTTAAGAgaccaacccccccacccccactgcaTATGGTGAGTAAAAGAGACGAGAAATGAAACTACAATAATGAAAACTAAATAActgacatgattttttttttttaatgttttttcccaCAGAACAAAATGAGCTCATTCTGAACCAGCGTAAGAGAAAATCACTTTTTTGGCTGAACAGGTCTAATGCTGACAAAACAAAGCTAACTCATACATCtctgtatttcctgttttcactgtgttaaTAATCTAATAATGAGTTACATATTATTGATAATTGACCAGATACTGACATCAGCTAGTCAAATAACTCAAAAGAATCATTTATCACTCAAACTATTTGACTTAAACTGATTCAATTATTCCAGTGAACGTGTTGTACAGTAACAAGTTTGAATCCAGAATGAGATAAACTTTGGACTGAAGATGTCGTTAAAAGGAACAGTTGTATATGTCGACATCATGATCTTTCTTAATGTGGCATTGTTCGTTGAAACCTCATGTGTTCTGTAGGCTTccatagacaaaaacaacataacaaagacagaagaacacA of Lates calcarifer isolate ASB-BC8 linkage group LG12, TLL_Latcal_v3, whole genome shotgun sequence contains these proteins:
- the st7l gene encoding suppressor of tumorigenicity 7 protein-like produces the protein MEDTTGSNPQSLGFTEKLKSWLSWSWTYVCFIWFGMVLIMIYVLWSPLKLQETLTSASVFLNTLTPKFYVALTGTSSLISGLILIFEWWYFRKYGTSFIEQVSVSHLRPLLGGVESSSTTGLFSSVNGEAEPRPSVSECKVWRNPLNLFRGAEYNRYTWVTGKEPLTYYDMNLSAQDHQTFFTGDTQQLKPEDAVMQKAWRERNPQARIRAAYQAIEMNHECAAAYVLLAEEEATTITEAERLFKKALSIAGKDINLLVYIKRRLAMCARKLGRIKEAVKMMRDLMKEFPLLGMLNIHENLLEALLELQAYADVQAVLAKYDDISLPKSATICYTSALLKARAVSDKFSPEAASRRGLSTAEMNAVEAIHRAVEFNPHVPKYLLEMKSLILPPEHILKRGDSEAVAYAFFHLQHWKRAEGALNLLHCTWEGTFRIIPYPLEKGHLFYPYPGCTETADRELLPSFHEVSVYPKKELPFFILFTAGLCSFTAILAMLTHQFPELMGVFAKAFFSTLFAPLGFFADKMESFMPSSFWHQLTRI